The Panicum hallii strain FIL2 chromosome 9, PHallii_v3.1, whole genome shotgun sequence genome has a window encoding:
- the LOC112873271 gene encoding patatin-like protein 1 has product MASYSSRRPCSACRTKAMAGSVVGEQVVPGQRVTVLTIDGGGIRGLIPGTILAFLEARLQELDGPEARLADYFDCIAGTSTGGLITSMITTPGEDKRPLFAARDINRFYFDNCPRIFPQSRSSLTAAMSALRKPRYSGKYLRSMIRSMLGETRVSDTLTNVVIPTFDIKLLQPIIFSTYDARSTPLKNALLSDVCISTSAAPTYLPAHYFKTQDAGGKAREYNLIDGGVAANNPTMVAMTQITKKMLGKDKEELFPVKPADCRKFLVLSIGTGSASDEGLFTARQCSRWGVVRWLRNKGMAPIIDIFMAASSDLVDIHSAVLFQSLHSDRDYLRIQDSSLRGAAATVDAATPENMRTLVGIGERMLAQRVSRVNVETGRNEPVPGEGSNADALAGLARQLSEERRTRIARRAAGGCAGGSRCCSPAKT; this is encoded by the exons ATGGCGAGCTACTCGTCCCGGCGGCCATGCAGCGCCTGCAGAACGAAGGCGATGGCTGGGAGCGTGGTCGGCGAGCAGGTGGTGCCGGGGCAGAGGGTGACGGTGCTGAccatcgacggcggcggcatccGGGGGCTCATCCCCGGCACCATCCTCGCCTTCCTGGAGGCCAGGCTGCAGGAGCTGGACGGGCCGGAGGCCAGGCTGGCGGACTACTTCGACTGCATCGCCGGCACGAGCACCGGCGGCCTCATCACTTCGATGATCACCACCCCTGGCGAGGACAAGCGGCCGCTCTTCGCCGCCAGGGACATCAACCGCTTCTACTTCGACAACTGCCCGCGCATCTTCCCTCAGAG TAGGAGCAGTCTCACGGCGGCGATGTCGGCGCTGAGGAAGCCAAGGTACAGCGGCAAGTACCTGCGCAGCATGATCCGGAGCATGCTCGGCGAGACGAGGGTGTCCGACACGCTGACCAACGTCGTCATCCCCACCTTCGACATCAAGCTGCTCCAGCCCATCATCTTCTCCACCTACGAC GCTAGGAGCACGCCGCTGAAGAACGCGCTGCTCTCTGACGTGTGCATCAGCACGTCCGCCGCGCCGACCTACCTCCCGGCGCACTACTTCAAGACCCAAGACGCCGGCGGCAAGGCCCGCGAGTACAACCTCATCGACGGCGGTGTCGCCGCCAACAACCCG ACGATGGTCGCGATGACGCAGATCACCAAGAAGATGCTGGGCAAGGACAAGGAGGAGCTGTTCCCCGTGAAGCCGGCGGACTGCCGCAAGTTCCTGGTGCTGTCGATCGGGACGGGGTCGGCGTCCGACGAGGGCCTCTTCACGGCGCGGCAGTGCTCCCGGTGGGGCGTCGTCCGGTGGCTCCGCAACAAGGGCATGGCCCCCATCATCGACATCTTCATGGCGGCCAGCTCGGACCTCGTGGACATCCACTCCGCCGTGCTGTTCCAGTCGCTCCACAGCGACCGCGACTACCTCCGCATCCAGGACAGCTCGCTTCGCGGCGCCGCGGCGACCGTGGACGCCGCCACGCCGGAGAACATGCGGACGCTCGTGGGGATCGGGGAGCGGATGCTGGCGCAGCGGGTGTCGAGGGTGAACGTGGAGACCGGGAGGAACGAGCCGGTACCCGGGGAAGGGAGCAACGCCGACGCGCTCGCCGGGCTCGCTAGGCAGCTCTCCGAGGAGAGGCGGACGCGGatcgcgcgccgcgccgccggcggctgCGCCGGCGGCTCCAGATGCTGCTCCCCTGCCAAAACTTAG